A section of the Drosophila subobscura isolate 14011-0131.10 chromosome A, UCBerk_Dsub_1.0, whole genome shotgun sequence genome encodes:
- the LOC117903821 gene encoding vesicle-trafficking protein SEC22b-B — MAMLTMIARVIDGLPLVGTMQDDEQSGRSILDYQNQAKMLFRKLGTHSPARSSIETGPYLFHYLIENDVCYLVMVDKMYSKRLAFNYLEDLAQEFHTHYGRRVNSVTRPYAFIEFDVYIQKAKRQLTDRRRNITNINTQLQDVQRIMVQNIDDVLQRGTVLADLDTKTQNLSLMSQKYKKDAKLLNRKSMVMKVAAVGIVFLIFFLYFWVL, encoded by the exons ATGGCGATGCTTACAATGATAGCCCGAGTCATCGATGGCCTGCCACTGGTGGGCACCATGCAGGATGACGAGCAG AGCGGTCGCAGCATTTTGGACTACCAGAACCAGGCGAAGATGCTCTTCCGCAAGCTGGGCACACACTCGCCGGCCAGAAGCAGCATCGAGACGGGACCATACCTATTCCA CTATCTAATCGAGAATGACGTTTGCTACTTGGTCATGGTCGACAAAATGTATTCCAAGCGACTGGCGTTCAACTACCTGGAGGACCTGGCCCAGGAGTTCCACACCCACTACGGGCGGAGGGTGAACTCGGTGACCCGGCCCTATGCCTTCATCGAGTTCGATGTGTACATTCAGAAGGCGAAAAGGCAATTGACGGACCGCAGGCGCAACATCACGAACATTAACACACAGCTCCAGGACGTGCAGCGCATCATGGTGCAGAATATCGACGATGTGCTACAACGTGGCACGGTCTTGGCGG ACCTCGACACGAAGACCCAGAACCTGTCGCTGATGTCGCAAAAATATAAGAAGGATGCCAAATTGCTCAACCGCAAGTCGATGGTCATGAAGGTGGCGGCTGTCGGCATCGTTTTCCTCATCTTTTTCCTCTACTTCTGGGTTTTGTAA
- the LOC117903818 gene encoding uncharacterized protein CG43867 isoform X11 yields the protein MDNYRKKVRAMEQRLSEWPKPPAQPHPHPQPQQQQQQQQQQQSPNHQQQQQQTTAAGVGGGSSAASAAAVAALAAAAAGVPEAERTITSLEIQVEEQRQLRLHDARQIEAKAAKIKEWVNNKLRDLEEQNQVLREQNVKCNQQLELLKNHIANQSQRHSIVGPVRNSLSLDVQDFAGGTAETRRRSESLDPSQEIISRPLTSSYPHHQHRRNLSMEPQELERNLVAAVDGLTLAPLSSISSKAPSLGGAAAAAGGGSLPRPDSSDTDTAHDYAEIYTPSCEKLPAWMKNNPALMASGGNSSTTTTTTSDLGVPRPPTPPLHRFPSWEAKIYQVANDGLAGTGPGTGTSTADSTASHEPDAAANNTLSNGRSRHGTHGHGHGGHGHGHRHGTGTGTITGTGGDGNGTLGSSGTPGTPQPPTRQQQTASGGFCDISVPVYATVKGRASQIRSMPFTGDSSDDSSDGEDHAVMLTHNSHNSSSTDNTETSTSGSASSPSKSLKTSSSLSPAKRSGSESPKNAKPRVHHLQPRTSTSTQPQHFHMHHHHTLPHQGLTLTLSPTFLPQGTLPRAHQAATTATATLRLPVPPIVAPRCIASASSTQHMRGTVISDLSFESGLSDDYALPPDAVSESTCMDASMPSLLMRASYVDSPSKKIESLEKMGHLAKLGGKLKTWRKRWFVLKNGSLNYWKSQHDVQRKPQGQIQLDEACRINRAEGASTFEIDTGKKVYYLTADSHATMDDWIRVLQNVQRRNATKLLLSRDDQKPTVQGWVTKVKNGHAKKCWCVLLGKMFLYFKAPAETNPLGQINMRDARVEEVEHVSDSDSEEREDAAQDQARLTVAIYPAHQGPTYLILSGKPERDNWLYHLTVVSGGGPSAGTQYEQLVQKLMETDGDPSCVLWRHPILLHTKDAITAPLTSMHTETMQPEAIKLFKSIQLFMSVAVNQPGIDYHVVLAQNALQHSLDMPELQTEMICILIKQTSRHMGQKLSVGVQVNKKLGKQTRQLLLCATQSLFTCDTQQAGNAHANGSSPTSIQAPVAAPIIDCKSNPPAYSFVQGWQLLALAVSLFVPKSSRLLWYLKLHLSRNADTKTETGKYAAYCERALERTLKNGGRETKPSRMEVLSILLKNPYHHSLPHAIPVHMMNATYQVVSFDGSTTIEEFQATLAHELGTRDASNGFCLFSDDPIEKDLEHYLEPLAKLCDVISKWETALREKGSGKFENSRVIQLSYKNRLYWKHTIKCETDKERLLQCYQTNSQIVQGRFPLSRELALELASLMSQIDMGDYSLEKSRDVGVGLKGLDKFYPYRYRDALGAEQLKEVQELLISKWMLLKGRSTLDCVRIYLTCCRKWPYFGACLFQAKPRQSETSHVAWLAVAEDALNVLELSTMAPVARYPYSSVMTFGGCQDDFMLVVSHDDGTLAGGCEQKLLFAMSKPKILEITLLIADYMNALGHTVPGTPQMNSLTRNGSHRSLRTSNRPAPGAGSTVAASGLTSIGLGIGTGGPGSGTGFSTNATTTAHNTLNSHATHTLNSTHSHTLSSSHHATTGGGSHPGTLSSGHHHHQHHQQQQQHHHHQPDILKSTPDHQRIK from the exons ATGGATAACTATAGGAAAAAG GTGCGTGCCATGGAGCAGCGGCTGAGTGAGTGGCCCAAACCTCccgcacagccacatccacacccacagccgcagcagcagcagcaacagcaacaacagcagcaatcccccaatcatcagcagcaacagcagcaaacgacagcagcaggagtaggaggaggatcATCAGCCGCATCTGCAGCCGCAGTAGCAGCGttagcagccgcagcagcaggagtaccAGAGGCTGAGCGAACCATCACCTCGTTGGAGATccaggtggaggagcagcgacAGTTGCGACTGCACGACGCACGCCAGATCGAGGCGAAGGCAGCCAAGATCAAGGAGTGGGTGAACAATAAGCTGCGAGATCTCGAGGAGCAGAACCAGGTGCTGCGCGAGCAGAACGTCAAGTGcaaccagcagctggagctgctgaagaACCACATCGCCAATCAGTCGCAGCGCCACAGCATCGTCGGTCCCGTGCGGAACAGTTTGAGCTTGGACGTGCAGGACTTTGCCGGCGGAACTGCGGAGACGCGCAGGCGCAGCGAGAGCCTCGATCCCTCGCAGGAGATCATCAGTCGGCCACTGACCAGCTCGTATCCACACCACCAGCACCGACGCAATCTCTCGATGGAGCCGCAGGAGCTCGAGCGCAATCTGGTGGCAGCCGTCGACGGCCTCACCCTGGCCCCCCTCTCCAGCATCTCCAGCAAGGCGCCCTCGctgggaggagctgctgcggcagccggCGGTGGATCGCTGCCACGGCCGGACAGCTCCGACACGGACACGGCCCACGACTATGCGGAGATCTACACGCCCTCGTGCGAGAAGCTGCCCGCCTGGATGAAGAACAATCCCGCGCTGATGGCCAGCGGCggaaacagcagcaccaccaccacaaccaccagcGACCTGGGCGTGCCACGGCCACCGACACCGCCACTGCACCGCTTCCCCAGCTGGGAGGCCAAGATCTACCAGGTGGCCAACGATGGGTTGGCCGGCACTGGTCCTGGCACGGGCACCAGCACGGCCGACAGCACCGCCAGCCACGAGCCCGATGCAGCCGCCAACAATACCCTGTCTAACGGAAGGTCCCGCCACGGCACAcacggccatggccatgggggACACGGCCATGGACACAGGCATGGCACAGGCACGGGTACGATCACGGGCACGGGAGGCGATGGCAATGGAACACTGGGAAGCAGCGGCACACCGGGCACACCGCAGCCGCCAACGCGGCAGCAACAAACCGCCAGCGGCGGCTTCTGTGATATTTCGGTGCCCGTGTACGCAACGGTGAAGGGACGGGCCTCCCAGATCCGCTCGATGCCCTTCACCGGCGACTCGAGCGACGACTCCAGCGATGGGGAGGACCATGCCGTGATGCTCACCCACAATTCGCACAACTCCAGCAGCACGGACAACACGGAGACCTCCACCTCCGGCAGCGCCTCGAGCCCCTCCAAGAGCCTGAAGACCTCCTCGAGCCTCAGTCCCGCGAAGCGCAGTGGCTCCGAGAGCCCCAAGAATGCCAAGCCGCGTG TCCACCACCTCCAGCCAcgcacatccacatccacacagccacagcattTCCACATGCACCATCACCACACATTGCCCCACCAGgggctgacgctgacgctgtcACCGACATTCCTGCCACAGGGCACGCTGCCTCGTGCCCATCAGGCTGCTACCACGGCCACGGCTACACTGCGGCTACCAGTGCCACCGATCGTTGCACCACGTTGCATCGCCTCTGCATCCAGTACCCAGCACATGCGTGGCACAGTAATTTCAGATCTTTCCTTTGAATCAGGCCTCTCGGACGACTACGCCCTGCCCCCGGATGCCGTTTCGGAGTCCACCTGCATGGATGCCTCGATGCCGTCGCTTCTGATGCGCGCCTCGTACGTCGACTCACCCAGCAAGAAGATTGAGTCCCTGGAGAAG ATGGGTCACCTGGCCAAGCTGGGTGGCAAGCTGAAGACGTGGCGCAAGCGTTGGTTCGTCCTGAAGAACGGTTCACTGAACTACTGGAAGAGCCAGCACGATGTGCAGCGAAAGCCGCAGGGGCAGATCCAGCTGGACGAGGCTTGCCGCATCAACCGGGCGGAGGGAGCCTCCACCTTCGAGATAGACACCGGGAAGAAGGTCTACTACCTGACGGCCGACTCCCATGCCACCATGGACGACTGGATCCGAGTCCTGCAGAACGTGCAGCGTCGGAATGCGAccaagctgctgctcagcCGCGACGACCAGAAGCCCACGGTGCAGGGCTGGGTGACGAAGGTGAAGAACGGCCATGCCAAGAAGTGTTGGTGTGTGCTGCTCGGCAAGATGTTCCTCTACTTCAAAGCGCCAGCGGAGACG AATCCCCTGGGACAGATCAATATGCGCGATGCACGCGTCGAGGAGGTGGAACACGTCTCGGACTCTGATTCGGAGGAACGCGAGGATGCTGCCCAGGACCAGGCTCGACTCACCGTTGCCATCTATCCGGCACACCAGGGGCCCACATACCTGATCCTGTCCGGCAAGCCGGAGCGCGACAATTGGCTCTACCACCTGACGGTGGTCTCTGGCGGCGGGCCCAGTGCTGGCACCCAGTACGAGCAGCTCGTGCAGAAGCTCATGGAGACAGATGGAGATCCAA GTTGCGTTCTGTGGCGTCATCCGATATTGCTACACACCAAAGATGCCATCACGGCACCGCTCACATCGATGCACACGGAGACCATGCAGCCGGAGGCCATTAAGCTGTTCAAG AGCATTCAGCTGTTCATGTCGGTGGCTGTGAACCAGCCGGGCATCGATTACCATGTGGTGCTGGCCCAGAATGCACTTCAGCATTCGCTGGACATGCCCGAGCTGCAGACGGAGATGATCTGCATACTGATCAAGCAGACCTCCCGGCACATGGGCCAAAAGCTCAGTGTCGGCGTCCAGGTAAACAAGAAGCTGGGCAAGCAAACGCGC CAACTACTGTTGTGCGCCACCCAAAGCCTGTTCACCTGTGATACCCAACAGGCGGGCAATGCCCATGCCAATGGCAGTTCGCCCACATCCATTCAG GCACCCGTTGCTGCGCCCATCATTGACTGCAAGTCGAATCCCCCGGCATACAGCTTCGTGCAgggctggcagctgctcgCGCTGGCCGTCTCCCTGTTTGTGCCCAAGTCCAGTCGCCTGCTGTGGTACTTGAAGCTGCACCTGTCGCGGAATGCGGACACCAAGACGGAGACGGGCAAGTATGCGGCCTACTGTGAGCGTGCCCTGGAGCGCACTCTGAAGAACGGCGGCCGCGAGACGAAGCCCTCGCGCATGGAGGTTCTATCCATTCTGCTGAAGAACCCATACCATCAttccctgccccatgccataCCCGTGCACATGATGAACGCCACCTACCAG GTGGTATCCTTCGACGGCTCGACGACCATCGAGGAGTTCCAGGCGACGCTCGCCCACGAGCTGGGCACCCGTGATGCCAGCAATGGCTTCTGTCTGTTCAGCGATGATCCAATCGAGAAGGATCTGGAGCACTATCTGGAGCCGCTGGCCAAGCTGTGCGACGTGATCAGCAAGTGGGAGACGGCGCTGCGGGAGAAGGGCTCTGGCAAGTTCGAGAACTCGCGCGTCATCCAGCTAAGCTACAAGAACCGGCTCTACTGGAAGCACACCATCAAGTGCGAGACGGACAaggagcggctgctgcagtgctACCAGACGAACTCGCAGATCGTCCAGGGCCGCTTCCCGCTCTCCCGTGAGCTGGCCCTGGAGCTGGCCTCGCTCATGTCGCAGATCGACATGGGCGACTACTCGCTGGAGAAGTCGCGCGACGTGGGCGTCGGCCTCAAGGGGCTGGACAAGTTCTATCCGTACCGCTATCGGGACGCCCTCGGGGccgagcagctgaaggaggtCCAGGAGCTGCTCATATCCAAGTGGATGCTCCTTAAGGGCCGCTCCACGCTCGATTGCGTCCGCATCTATCTGACCTGCTGCCGCAAGTGGCCCTACTTCGGGGCCTGCCTCTTCCAGGCCAAGCCCCGACAGAGCGAGACCTCGCACGTGGCCTGGCTGGCCGTTGCCGAGGATGCCCTGAACGTTCTGGAGCTGTCCACAATGGCGCCGGTGGCTCGCTATCCCTACAGCTCGGTGATGACCTTCGGCGGCTGCCAGGACGACTTCATGCTGGTCGTCTCCCACGACGATGGCACCCTGGCCGGCGGCTGCGAGCAGAAGCTGCTCTTTGCCATGAGCAAGCCCAAGATCTTGGAGATCACCCTGCTCATAGCCGACTACATGAACGCCCTGGGCCACACGGTGCCCGGCACGCCCCAGATGAATTCTCTGACCCGGAACGGATCGCATCGCTCGCTGCGAACCTCGAATCGGCCTGCTCCCGGTGCTGGATCCACTGTGGCCGCCTCGGGCCTCACCAGCATTGGCCTTGGCATTGGCACAGGTGGACCCGGCAGTGGCACCGGCTTCTCCACCAACGCCACCACCACGGCCCACAACACGCTCAActcccatgccacacacactttgaactccacacactcgcacacgcTGAGCAGCTCGCATCACGCCACAACCGGAGGAGGTAGTCATCCGGGAACACTCAGCTCGGGgcaccatcatcaccagcatcaccagcaacagcagcagcatcatcaccaCCAGCCGGATATATTGAAGAGCACGCCCGACCATCAGAGGATCAAGTAG
- the LOC117903818 gene encoding uncharacterized protein CG43867 isoform X12, giving the protein MEQRLSEWPKPPAQPHPHPQPQQQQQQQQQQQSPNHQQQQQQTTAAGVGGGSSAASAAAVAALAAAAAGVPEAERTITSLEIQVEEQRQLRLHDARQIEAKAAKIKEWVNNKLRDLEEQNQVLREQNVKCNQQLELLKNHIANQSQRHSIVGPVRNSLSLDVQDFAGGTAETRRRSESLDPSQEIISRPLTSSYPHHQHRRNLSMEPQELERNLVAAVDGLTLAPLSSISSKAPSLGGAAAAAGGGSLPRPDSSDTDTAHDYAEIYTPSCEKLPAWMKNNPALMASGGNSSTTTTTTSDLGVPRPPTPPLHRFPSWEAKIYQVANDGLAGTGPGTGTSTADSTASHEPDAAANNTLSNGRSRHGTHGHGHGGHGHGHRHGTGTGTITGTGGDGNGTLGSSGTPGTPQPPTRQQQTASGGFCDISVPVYATVKGRASQIRSMPFTGDSSDDSSDGEDHAVMLTHNSHNSSSTDNTETSTSGSASSPSKSLKTSSSLSPAKRSGSESPKNAKPRVHHLQPRTSTSTQPQHFHMHHHHTLPHQGLTLTLSPTFLPQGTLPRAHQAATTATATLRLPVPPIVAPRCIASASSTQHMRGTVISDLSFESGLSDDYALPPDAVSESTCMDASMPSLLMRASYVDSPSKKIESLEKMGHLAKLGGKLKTWRKRWFVLKNGSLNYWKSQHDVQRKPQGQIQLDEACRINRAEGASTFEIDTGKKVYYLTADSHATMDDWIRVLQNVQRRNATKLLLSRDDQKPTVQGWVTKVKNGHAKKCWCVLLGKMFLYFKAPAETNPLGQINMRDARVEEVEHVSDSDSEEREDAAQDQARLTVAIYPAHQGPTYLILSGKPERDNWLYHLTVVSGGGPSAGTQYEQLVQKLMETDGDPSCVLWRHPILLHTKDAITAPLTSMHTETMQPEAIKLFKSIQLFMSVAVNQPGIDYHVVLAQNALQHSLDMPELQTEMICILIKQTSRHMGQKLSVGVQVNKKLGKQTRQLLLCATQSLFTCDTQQAGNAHANGSSPTSIQAPVAAPIIDCKSNPPAYSFVQGWQLLALAVSLFVPKSSRLLWYLKLHLSRNADTKTETGKYAAYCERALERTLKNGGRETKPSRMEVLSILLKNPYHHSLPHAIPVHMMNATYQVVSFDGSTTIEEFQATLAHELGTRDASNGFCLFSDDPIEKDLEHYLEPLAKLCDVISKWETALREKGSGKFENSRVIQLSYKNRLYWKHTIKCETDKERLLQCYQTNSQIVQGRFPLSRELALELASLMSQIDMGDYSLEKSRDVGVGLKGLDKFYPYRYRDALGAEQLKEVQELLISKWMLLKGRSTLDCVRIYLTCCRKWPYFGACLFQAKPRQSETSHVAWLAVAEDALNVLELSTMAPVARYPYSSVMTFGGCQDDFMLVVSHDDGTLAGGCEQKLLFAMSKPKILEITLLIADYMNALGHTVPGTPQMNSLTRNGSHRSLRTSNRPAPGAGSTVAASGLTSIGLGIGTGGPGSGTGFSTNATTTAHNTLNSHATHTLNSTHSHTLSSSHHATTGGGSHPGTLSSGHHHHQHHQQQQQHHHHQPDILKSTPDHQRIK; this is encoded by the exons ATGGAGCAGCGGCTGAGTGAGTGGCCCAAACCTCccgcacagccacatccacacccacagccgcagcagcagcagcaacagcaacaacagcagcaatcccccaatcatcagcagcaacagcagcaaacgacagcagcaggagtaggaggaggatcATCAGCCGCATCTGCAGCCGCAGTAGCAGCGttagcagccgcagcagcaggagtaccAGAGGCTGAGCGAACCATCACCTCGTTGGAGATccaggtggaggagcagcgacAGTTGCGACTGCACGACGCACGCCAGATCGAGGCGAAGGCAGCCAAGATCAAGGAGTGGGTGAACAATAAGCTGCGAGATCTCGAGGAGCAGAACCAGGTGCTGCGCGAGCAGAACGTCAAGTGcaaccagcagctggagctgctgaagaACCACATCGCCAATCAGTCGCAGCGCCACAGCATCGTCGGTCCCGTGCGGAACAGTTTGAGCTTGGACGTGCAGGACTTTGCCGGCGGAACTGCGGAGACGCGCAGGCGCAGCGAGAGCCTCGATCCCTCGCAGGAGATCATCAGTCGGCCACTGACCAGCTCGTATCCACACCACCAGCACCGACGCAATCTCTCGATGGAGCCGCAGGAGCTCGAGCGCAATCTGGTGGCAGCCGTCGACGGCCTCACCCTGGCCCCCCTCTCCAGCATCTCCAGCAAGGCGCCCTCGctgggaggagctgctgcggcagccggCGGTGGATCGCTGCCACGGCCGGACAGCTCCGACACGGACACGGCCCACGACTATGCGGAGATCTACACGCCCTCGTGCGAGAAGCTGCCCGCCTGGATGAAGAACAATCCCGCGCTGATGGCCAGCGGCggaaacagcagcaccaccaccacaaccaccagcGACCTGGGCGTGCCACGGCCACCGACACCGCCACTGCACCGCTTCCCCAGCTGGGAGGCCAAGATCTACCAGGTGGCCAACGATGGGTTGGCCGGCACTGGTCCTGGCACGGGCACCAGCACGGCCGACAGCACCGCCAGCCACGAGCCCGATGCAGCCGCCAACAATACCCTGTCTAACGGAAGGTCCCGCCACGGCACAcacggccatggccatgggggACACGGCCATGGACACAGGCATGGCACAGGCACGGGTACGATCACGGGCACGGGAGGCGATGGCAATGGAACACTGGGAAGCAGCGGCACACCGGGCACACCGCAGCCGCCAACGCGGCAGCAACAAACCGCCAGCGGCGGCTTCTGTGATATTTCGGTGCCCGTGTACGCAACGGTGAAGGGACGGGCCTCCCAGATCCGCTCGATGCCCTTCACCGGCGACTCGAGCGACGACTCCAGCGATGGGGAGGACCATGCCGTGATGCTCACCCACAATTCGCACAACTCCAGCAGCACGGACAACACGGAGACCTCCACCTCCGGCAGCGCCTCGAGCCCCTCCAAGAGCCTGAAGACCTCCTCGAGCCTCAGTCCCGCGAAGCGCAGTGGCTCCGAGAGCCCCAAGAATGCCAAGCCGCGTG TCCACCACCTCCAGCCAcgcacatccacatccacacagccacagcattTCCACATGCACCATCACCACACATTGCCCCACCAGgggctgacgctgacgctgtcACCGACATTCCTGCCACAGGGCACGCTGCCTCGTGCCCATCAGGCTGCTACCACGGCCACGGCTACACTGCGGCTACCAGTGCCACCGATCGTTGCACCACGTTGCATCGCCTCTGCATCCAGTACCCAGCACATGCGTGGCACAGTAATTTCAGATCTTTCCTTTGAATCAGGCCTCTCGGACGACTACGCCCTGCCCCCGGATGCCGTTTCGGAGTCCACCTGCATGGATGCCTCGATGCCGTCGCTTCTGATGCGCGCCTCGTACGTCGACTCACCCAGCAAGAAGATTGAGTCCCTGGAGAAG ATGGGTCACCTGGCCAAGCTGGGTGGCAAGCTGAAGACGTGGCGCAAGCGTTGGTTCGTCCTGAAGAACGGTTCACTGAACTACTGGAAGAGCCAGCACGATGTGCAGCGAAAGCCGCAGGGGCAGATCCAGCTGGACGAGGCTTGCCGCATCAACCGGGCGGAGGGAGCCTCCACCTTCGAGATAGACACCGGGAAGAAGGTCTACTACCTGACGGCCGACTCCCATGCCACCATGGACGACTGGATCCGAGTCCTGCAGAACGTGCAGCGTCGGAATGCGAccaagctgctgctcagcCGCGACGACCAGAAGCCCACGGTGCAGGGCTGGGTGACGAAGGTGAAGAACGGCCATGCCAAGAAGTGTTGGTGTGTGCTGCTCGGCAAGATGTTCCTCTACTTCAAAGCGCCAGCGGAGACG AATCCCCTGGGACAGATCAATATGCGCGATGCACGCGTCGAGGAGGTGGAACACGTCTCGGACTCTGATTCGGAGGAACGCGAGGATGCTGCCCAGGACCAGGCTCGACTCACCGTTGCCATCTATCCGGCACACCAGGGGCCCACATACCTGATCCTGTCCGGCAAGCCGGAGCGCGACAATTGGCTCTACCACCTGACGGTGGTCTCTGGCGGCGGGCCCAGTGCTGGCACCCAGTACGAGCAGCTCGTGCAGAAGCTCATGGAGACAGATGGAGATCCAA GTTGCGTTCTGTGGCGTCATCCGATATTGCTACACACCAAAGATGCCATCACGGCACCGCTCACATCGATGCACACGGAGACCATGCAGCCGGAGGCCATTAAGCTGTTCAAG AGCATTCAGCTGTTCATGTCGGTGGCTGTGAACCAGCCGGGCATCGATTACCATGTGGTGCTGGCCCAGAATGCACTTCAGCATTCGCTGGACATGCCCGAGCTGCAGACGGAGATGATCTGCATACTGATCAAGCAGACCTCCCGGCACATGGGCCAAAAGCTCAGTGTCGGCGTCCAGGTAAACAAGAAGCTGGGCAAGCAAACGCGC CAACTACTGTTGTGCGCCACCCAAAGCCTGTTCACCTGTGATACCCAACAGGCGGGCAATGCCCATGCCAATGGCAGTTCGCCCACATCCATTCAG GCACCCGTTGCTGCGCCCATCATTGACTGCAAGTCGAATCCCCCGGCATACAGCTTCGTGCAgggctggcagctgctcgCGCTGGCCGTCTCCCTGTTTGTGCCCAAGTCCAGTCGCCTGCTGTGGTACTTGAAGCTGCACCTGTCGCGGAATGCGGACACCAAGACGGAGACGGGCAAGTATGCGGCCTACTGTGAGCGTGCCCTGGAGCGCACTCTGAAGAACGGCGGCCGCGAGACGAAGCCCTCGCGCATGGAGGTTCTATCCATTCTGCTGAAGAACCCATACCATCAttccctgccccatgccataCCCGTGCACATGATGAACGCCACCTACCAG GTGGTATCCTTCGACGGCTCGACGACCATCGAGGAGTTCCAGGCGACGCTCGCCCACGAGCTGGGCACCCGTGATGCCAGCAATGGCTTCTGTCTGTTCAGCGATGATCCAATCGAGAAGGATCTGGAGCACTATCTGGAGCCGCTGGCCAAGCTGTGCGACGTGATCAGCAAGTGGGAGACGGCGCTGCGGGAGAAGGGCTCTGGCAAGTTCGAGAACTCGCGCGTCATCCAGCTAAGCTACAAGAACCGGCTCTACTGGAAGCACACCATCAAGTGCGAGACGGACAaggagcggctgctgcagtgctACCAGACGAACTCGCAGATCGTCCAGGGCCGCTTCCCGCTCTCCCGTGAGCTGGCCCTGGAGCTGGCCTCGCTCATGTCGCAGATCGACATGGGCGACTACTCGCTGGAGAAGTCGCGCGACGTGGGCGTCGGCCTCAAGGGGCTGGACAAGTTCTATCCGTACCGCTATCGGGACGCCCTCGGGGccgagcagctgaaggaggtCCAGGAGCTGCTCATATCCAAGTGGATGCTCCTTAAGGGCCGCTCCACGCTCGATTGCGTCCGCATCTATCTGACCTGCTGCCGCAAGTGGCCCTACTTCGGGGCCTGCCTCTTCCAGGCCAAGCCCCGACAGAGCGAGACCTCGCACGTGGCCTGGCTGGCCGTTGCCGAGGATGCCCTGAACGTTCTGGAGCTGTCCACAATGGCGCCGGTGGCTCGCTATCCCTACAGCTCGGTGATGACCTTCGGCGGCTGCCAGGACGACTTCATGCTGGTCGTCTCCCACGACGATGGCACCCTGGCCGGCGGCTGCGAGCAGAAGCTGCTCTTTGCCATGAGCAAGCCCAAGATCTTGGAGATCACCCTGCTCATAGCCGACTACATGAACGCCCTGGGCCACACGGTGCCCGGCACGCCCCAGATGAATTCTCTGACCCGGAACGGATCGCATCGCTCGCTGCGAACCTCGAATCGGCCTGCTCCCGGTGCTGGATCCACTGTGGCCGCCTCGGGCCTCACCAGCATTGGCCTTGGCATTGGCACAGGTGGACCCGGCAGTGGCACCGGCTTCTCCACCAACGCCACCACCACGGCCCACAACACGCTCAActcccatgccacacacactttgaactccacacactcgcacacgcTGAGCAGCTCGCATCACGCCACAACCGGAGGAGGTAGTCATCCGGGAACACTCAGCTCGGGgcaccatcatcaccagcatcaccagcaacagcagcagcatcatcaccaCCAGCCGGATATATTGAAGAGCACGCCCGACCATCAGAGGATCAAGTAG